In a single window of the Thiohalorhabdus sp. Cl-TMA genome:
- a CDS encoding YebC/PmpR family DNA-binding transcriptional regulator, producing the protein MAGHSKWANIKHRKAAQDAKRGKIFTRLIKEITVAARLGGGDPEANPRLRQAVDKALSNNMPKDNIDRAIKRGTGELEGVSYEEVTYEGYAPGGVAVLVECMTDNKNRTVGEIRHAFSKGGGNLGEDGSAAYIFHKTGMLIFDGESVDEDALMEAAMEAGADDIQVEDGQQVLYTDPQDFEDVKASLQEQGFEPQVAEVTMKPDNTVRVEGDKAEKVLKLLDTLEDHDDVQNVYANYDIPDEVFEQVSV; encoded by the coding sequence ATGGCCGGGCACAGTAAATGGGCCAATATCAAGCATCGCAAGGCCGCCCAGGACGCCAAGCGCGGCAAGATCTTCACCCGCCTGATCAAGGAGATCACGGTGGCCGCCCGCCTCGGCGGCGGTGATCCCGAGGCCAATCCGCGCCTGCGCCAGGCCGTGGACAAGGCCCTTTCCAACAACATGCCCAAGGACAATATCGACCGCGCCATCAAGCGCGGCACGGGCGAGCTGGAAGGGGTGAGCTACGAGGAGGTCACTTACGAGGGCTATGCCCCCGGCGGCGTGGCGGTGCTCGTGGAATGCATGACCGACAACAAGAACCGCACCGTGGGTGAGATCCGGCACGCCTTCTCCAAGGGCGGCGGCAACCTCGGTGAGGACGGCTCGGCGGCCTACATCTTCCACAAGACCGGCATGCTCATCTTCGATGGGGAGTCCGTGGACGAGGACGCCCTCATGGAGGCGGCCATGGAGGCGGGGGCCGACGACATCCAGGTCGAGGACGGCCAGCAGGTGCTCTACACCGACCCGCAGGACTTCGAGGATGTGAAGGCCAGCCTGCAGGAGCAGGGCTTCGAGCCCCAGGTGGCGGAGGTCACCATGAAGCCCGACAACACCGTTCGGGTGGAGGGGGACAAGGCGGAGAAGGTCCTCAAGCTCCTGGATACGCTCGAAGACCACGACGATGTCCAGAACGTCTACGCGAACTACGACATCCCCGACGAGGTGTTCGAGCAGGTAAGCGTGTAA
- the aspS gene encoding aspartate--tRNA ligase, whose translation MRTHLCNALRREQIGEEIRVSGWVHRRRDHGGVIFVDLRDRSGLLQVVLHPPEEYGEGERPAFDFERAHQLRSEWVIAVRGVLRERPAGTVNPELPTGEVELEVRDLEVLNQADTPPFQLDEAEEVGEDIRLRYRYIDLRRPEMAANLRLRHRVVQTMRRYLDDRDFLEVETPVLTRSTPEGARDYLVPSRTHPGSFFALPQSPQLFKQLLMTAGMERYYQVAKCFRDEDLRADRQPEFTQLDLEMSFMDEEAIMGLMEGMVRSVFDAVGAEALPDPFPRMTYGEATRRFGSDRPDLRNPLELTELTDVMAEVDFKVFREPATSGGRVAALRLPGGGELSRKEIDDYTEFVGRYGAKGLAYIKVNDAAQGAEGLQSPILKFLPEEVIATILERTGAENGDMIFFGADTRKVVNEALGALREQLGSDRGLLAPGWRPLWITDFPMFEWSPDSKRYEPLHHPFTAPYPEHLDKLESDPGGALSRAYDLVLNGAEVGGGSIRIHDPETQRRVFTALGIGEAEAQEKFGFLLDAFRYGAPPHGGLAFGLDRLTALLAGSDSIRDVIAFPKTQRASCLLTQAPSAVEAEQLKELGLRLSRAVQGDGS comes from the coding sequence ATGCGCACCCACCTTTGCAACGCCCTGCGCCGGGAGCAGATCGGCGAGGAGATCCGGGTCAGCGGCTGGGTCCATCGCCGCCGGGATCACGGCGGGGTTATCTTCGTGGACCTTCGGGATCGGTCCGGGCTCTTGCAGGTGGTGCTCCATCCGCCCGAGGAGTACGGCGAGGGTGAGCGGCCGGCCTTCGATTTCGAGCGCGCCCACCAGCTGCGCAGCGAATGGGTGATCGCCGTGCGCGGCGTGCTGCGCGAGCGGCCTGCCGGTACCGTGAATCCGGAGCTGCCCACCGGCGAGGTGGAGCTGGAGGTGCGCGATCTGGAGGTCCTCAACCAGGCGGACACGCCGCCCTTCCAGCTCGACGAGGCGGAGGAGGTGGGCGAGGACATCCGCCTGCGCTATCGCTACATCGACCTGCGCCGGCCCGAGATGGCCGCCAACCTGCGCCTGCGCCACCGGGTGGTGCAGACCATGCGGCGCTATCTCGACGACCGCGACTTCCTGGAGGTGGAGACCCCGGTGCTGACCCGCTCCACCCCGGAGGGCGCGCGCGACTACCTGGTGCCGTCGCGCACCCACCCCGGCAGCTTCTTCGCCCTGCCGCAGAGCCCGCAGCTCTTCAAGCAGCTGCTCATGACCGCGGGCATGGAACGCTACTACCAGGTGGCCAAGTGCTTCCGCGACGAGGACCTGCGCGCCGACCGCCAGCCCGAGTTCACCCAGCTCGATCTCGAGATGTCCTTCATGGACGAGGAAGCCATCATGGGCCTCATGGAGGGCATGGTGCGCTCGGTGTTCGATGCCGTGGGGGCCGAGGCGCTGCCCGATCCCTTCCCGCGCATGACCTACGGGGAGGCTACCCGGCGCTTCGGCAGCGACCGGCCGGATCTGCGCAACCCGCTGGAGCTCACCGAGCTCACCGATGTCATGGCGGAGGTGGATTTCAAGGTCTTCCGCGAGCCCGCCACCAGCGGTGGCCGGGTGGCGGCGCTACGCCTTCCGGGCGGCGGCGAGCTGTCGCGCAAGGAGATCGACGACTATACCGAGTTCGTGGGCCGCTACGGCGCCAAGGGCCTCGCCTACATCAAGGTGAACGATGCCGCCCAGGGCGCCGAGGGCCTGCAGTCGCCCATCCTCAAATTCCTGCCCGAGGAGGTGATCGCCACCATTCTGGAGCGCACCGGGGCGGAAAACGGCGACATGATCTTCTTCGGCGCCGACACCCGGAAGGTGGTCAACGAGGCGCTCGGGGCGCTGCGCGAGCAGCTCGGCAGCGACCGCGGCCTGCTGGCTCCGGGCTGGCGGCCGCTGTGGATCACCGACTTCCCCATGTTCGAGTGGAGCCCAGACTCCAAGCGCTACGAGCCCCTGCACCACCCCTTCACGGCGCCCTACCCGGAGCACCTGGACAAGCTGGAGTCCGATCCCGGCGGGGCCCTGTCGCGGGCCTACGACCTGGTGCTCAACGGCGCCGAGGTGGGCGGCGGCTCCATCCGTATCCACGACCCGGAGACCCAGCGCCGGGTGTTCACCGCCCTGGGCATCGGCGAGGCGGAGGCCCAGGAGAAGTTCGGGTTCCTGCTGGACGCCTTCCGCTACGGCGCGCCGCCCCACGGCGGCCTGGCCTTCGGCCTGGACCGGCTGACCGCGCTGCTGGCCGGGTCCGATTCCATACGCGACGTGATCGCCTTCCCCAAGACCCAGCGGGCCAGCTGCCTGCTCACCCAGGCGCCCTCGGCGGTGGAGGCGGAGCAGCTCAAGGAGCTCGGGCTGCGGCTTAGCCGCGCCGTGCAAGGGGACGGCTCCTGA
- the ruvA gene encoding Holliday junction branch migration protein RuvA produces the protein MIGRLRGPILEKEPPTLIVEAGGVGYTVDAPLSTVYHLPAVGEEVNLRIHTVVREDAIQLYGFLTAEEQRLFVALLRVTGVGAKLALQVLSGLPPAELWRCIQEEDLKRMSSVPGIGKKTAQRLVMELRDTLSAPGDFAPPGAAVEGGSTPAGGPRQEAVAALQELGYSGEKAEQAVAGVAEEGLTVEELLKRSLQNMAR, from the coding sequence GTGATCGGCCGGCTGCGCGGACCCATCCTGGAGAAGGAGCCGCCCACCCTGATCGTGGAGGCCGGCGGCGTGGGATACACCGTGGACGCCCCGCTGTCCACGGTCTACCACCTGCCCGCCGTGGGCGAGGAGGTGAACCTGCGCATCCACACCGTGGTGCGCGAGGACGCCATCCAGCTCTACGGCTTCCTGACCGCCGAGGAGCAGCGCCTGTTCGTCGCCCTGCTGCGGGTGACCGGGGTGGGGGCCAAGCTGGCCCTCCAGGTGCTTTCCGGATTGCCGCCCGCGGAGCTGTGGCGCTGCATCCAGGAAGAGGACCTGAAGCGCATGAGCTCGGTCCCGGGCATCGGCAAGAAGACCGCCCAGCGGCTGGTGATGGAGCTTCGGGACACCCTGTCCGCGCCCGGGGACTTCGCGCCTCCCGGGGCCGCGGTGGAAGGCGGGTCCACGCCGGCCGGCGGGCCCAGGCAGGAGGCGGTCGCCGCCCTGCAGGAGCTGGGCTACAGCGGCGAGAAGGCGGAGCAGGCGGTGGCCGGCGTCGCCGAGGAGGGGCTGACGGTGGAAGAGCTTCTCAAGCGCAGTCTTCAGAACATGGCCAGGTAG
- a CDS encoding esterase/lipase family protein: MTGPAAERPVVLVHGLWMPAAVMLPLAIRLRRAGFTPYRFGYPSRRHSVADHARRLDHWLGARFEPGQPLGLVGHSLGGLVLRALAQRNPAWFETARTVMLGTPNQGASGAAFIARWREGRWWLGVAGRELCGTGELPWPALPGETGVIAGTRWRWWTRWFLDRPNDGLVRVAETALPRTELRTFPVGHTGLLLNRRVAKAAAHFLREGRFGEHGEPAGGLC; the protein is encoded by the coding sequence TTGACCGGGCCAGCGGCGGAACGTCCGGTGGTCCTGGTCCATGGCCTATGGATGCCGGCCGCGGTGATGCTCCCGCTCGCTATCCGGCTGCGCCGCGCCGGCTTCACGCCCTACCGCTTCGGCTATCCTTCCCGCCGCCACTCCGTGGCGGACCATGCCCGCAGGCTCGACCACTGGCTGGGAGCTCGCTTCGAGCCCGGCCAGCCCCTCGGACTCGTGGGCCACAGCCTGGGCGGCCTCGTCCTGCGGGCCCTGGCCCAGCGCAATCCCGCCTGGTTCGAGACGGCCCGAACCGTCATGCTCGGTACCCCCAACCAGGGCGCCAGCGGCGCCGCCTTCATCGCGCGCTGGCGCGAGGGCCGCTGGTGGCTGGGGGTGGCCGGACGGGAGCTGTGCGGTACGGGCGAGCTGCCCTGGCCCGCGCTCCCCGGCGAGACCGGGGTAATTGCCGGCACCCGCTGGCGCTGGTGGACCCGCTGGTTCCTCGACCGTCCCAACGACGGCCTGGTGCGGGTGGCGGAGACGGCGCTACCCCGCACCGAGCTGCGTACCTTCCCGGTGGGGCACACTGGGCTTCTTCTCAATCGCCGGGTGGCGAAAGCGGCCGCTCACTTCCTTCGCGAAGGGCGGTTCGGTGAGCATGGCGAGCCGGCGGGGGGCTTGTGCTAG
- the ruvC gene encoding crossover junction endodeoxyribonuclease RuvC, whose translation MRTLGIDPGSRVTGIGIVEQSGGRLRALHYTALRLGDGPFPERLGHLFREVRAVAGSYGVDAAAVETVYVKRNVESALKLGQARGAAIAALVDAGLPVGEYTPARIKEAVVGRGSAGKDQVGYMVQHLLGLREAAPEDAADALGVAVCHLHHLQAEARMAGGGRRP comes from the coding sequence ATGCGAACGCTGGGTATCGATCCCGGCTCCCGGGTGACCGGGATCGGAATCGTGGAGCAGAGCGGCGGCAGGCTCCGCGCCCTCCACTACACCGCCCTGCGCCTCGGGGACGGTCCGTTTCCGGAGCGGCTCGGCCATCTGTTCCGGGAGGTGCGGGCGGTGGCCGGCAGCTACGGTGTGGACGCCGCCGCGGTGGAGACCGTCTACGTCAAGCGCAACGTGGAGTCGGCGCTGAAGCTCGGTCAGGCGCGGGGGGCGGCCATCGCGGCGCTGGTGGATGCCGGTCTGCCCGTGGGCGAGTACACGCCGGCCCGTATCAAGGAGGCAGTTGTGGGCCGCGGCTCCGCCGGCAAGGACCAGGTGGGCTACATGGTGCAGCACCTGCTGGGCCTGCGCGAGGCGGCCCCCGAGGATGCCGCCGACGCCCTGGGGGTGGCGGTGTGCCACCTTCACCACCTGCAGGCGGAGGCCCGCATGGCCGGCGGGGGGCGGCGTCCGTGA